From Marivirga harenae, one genomic window encodes:
- a CDS encoding tetratricopeptide repeat protein — translation MTSCVNIALNADKFLGKNELAKAKKRIDKAIEKEPENPATHFMLAKYFSHPVWSHEAVDSAHLYIQMVRDTMPYLDVETAVKLSKKGLDSTAVAKQGMIIDSLAFEKALSKNTEEAYNEYLENYQYLIYKTQATDLRNQVAYTDAIAQNTTQAVSEFFRKYPEAPQAQKARNVFETLYYEKKTQNQTVEEYKEYLSERPQSEFAEEASLKLLNIISSGADEIDFQQFINEYGQFQAAEKAQAILDGLNFQKRSPVLLTHKRDSLYFFYDLTNAQLLTFQFSSVNPDSCFFITKPYILGKRNGEKRAYLKTGQQLTDLNFKSIDYLGSGFFKINDYGREQIIEHFSLNPALQLSALNFQKINDFHFAKKETDGWHLVSLLNESILRQTMDSIWKEEEVFFFIRGDDLAVASSNDFRKSAKDDLKSLSFLYDDYEWISDQYLRLYSNDYETILDKEGQLVFPLEKAKYDYFDQFWIKNVNKKYSVLDSNRVSIYDQNFDDFKYRFGILASKKDSLWTVFENGVTGFPKFQYDSVRLFNSWLTFATKDSSQYLLFRSGKRINLEKGEGFKILKNYNVELSNVSDQIRFVQVTNVKGYSQLFNGFGKKIKEGENLNINILTQHLIQIHQNKKKQLIDSSGIVIPIEEVEAFGAYENGLIPILQKRKFGALIVDSLKLIPAHSQSKLKVFLKDSLYIFKHDNLFGISDISAKIVIEADFEAIDYFNDSIAIVEEEGEIGILNIYRNEYLHEAIESFEKVRLAEEKYFIIRKRAGYGVLNQKGEEVIPFIFNELKSFESKGKFYWLAERRLSEINYIVIAYFDKRGKVLFKEGLNFDDFLETACD, via the coding sequence TTGACTTCCTGTGTAAACATAGCGTTGAATGCGGATAAATTTTTAGGGAAAAATGAATTAGCCAAAGCTAAAAAGCGAATTGACAAGGCAATAGAAAAGGAACCCGAAAATCCTGCAACACATTTTATGTTGGCCAAATATTTTAGTCATCCCGTTTGGTCTCACGAGGCGGTGGATTCAGCCCATCTTTATATTCAAATGGTAAGGGATACAATGCCTTATTTGGATGTGGAAACAGCAGTTAAATTATCAAAAAAGGGATTGGATAGTACCGCTGTTGCCAAACAGGGGATGATCATAGATAGTTTGGCTTTTGAAAAAGCACTGTCAAAAAATACAGAAGAAGCTTACAACGAGTATCTTGAAAATTATCAATATCTCATTTACAAGACACAGGCAACAGATTTAAGGAATCAGGTAGCTTATACTGATGCTATAGCTCAAAATACCACCCAAGCAGTAAGTGAATTTTTCAGGAAATATCCTGAGGCTCCTCAAGCTCAAAAAGCGAGAAATGTTTTTGAAACGCTTTATTATGAGAAGAAAACACAAAATCAAACTGTAGAGGAGTACAAAGAATATTTAAGCGAAAGGCCTCAATCAGAATTTGCAGAAGAGGCTTCCCTAAAGCTATTAAATATCATAAGCTCCGGAGCGGATGAAATAGATTTTCAACAATTTATTAATGAGTATGGGCAGTTTCAGGCTGCTGAAAAAGCACAAGCAATACTTGATGGATTAAATTTTCAAAAGAGATCACCCGTCTTATTAACTCATAAAAGAGATAGTCTTTATTTTTTTTATGATTTGACAAACGCACAATTACTCACTTTTCAATTTAGTAGTGTTAATCCCGATTCCTGTTTCTTTATCACTAAGCCTTATATTTTAGGTAAAAGAAATGGTGAAAAACGAGCTTATTTAAAAACAGGACAGCAATTAACTGATTTAAATTTTAAATCCATTGATTATTTAGGTAGCGGGTTTTTCAAAATAAATGATTATGGTCGGGAGCAAATCATTGAGCATTTTAGTTTGAACCCTGCTTTGCAACTAAGTGCATTGAACTTCCAAAAGATTAATGATTTCCATTTCGCCAAGAAAGAAACAGATGGCTGGCATTTGGTTTCACTTTTGAATGAGTCTATTTTAAGACAAACCATGGATAGTATTTGGAAGGAAGAGGAGGTGTTCTTTTTTATAAGGGGGGATGATTTGGCAGTGGCCTCTTCTAATGATTTTAGAAAATCAGCCAAAGACGATTTAAAGTCTTTAAGCTTTCTTTATGATGATTACGAATGGATTAGCGATCAGTATTTGAGGTTGTATTCCAATGATTACGAAACGATTTTGGACAAAGAAGGGCAATTAGTTTTCCCCTTGGAAAAAGCCAAGTATGATTATTTTGACCAGTTCTGGATCAAGAATGTTAACAAAAAATATAGTGTATTAGATAGTAATAGAGTCAGTATATATGATCAAAATTTTGATGACTTTAAATATAGATTTGGAATATTGGCATCGAAGAAAGATAGCCTTTGGACAGTTTTTGAGAATGGTGTTACAGGATTTCCGAAATTTCAATATGATTCCGTGAGGTTATTTAATAGTTGGTTGACTTTCGCAACAAAAGATTCATCTCAATATTTATTATTTAGATCAGGAAAAAGAATCAATTTAGAAAAGGGCGAAGGCTTTAAAATTCTAAAAAACTATAATGTAGAATTATCGAATGTGAGCGATCAAATTCGATTTGTACAAGTTACCAACGTGAAGGGATATTCTCAATTATTTAATGGCTTTGGAAAAAAGATTAAAGAAGGAGAAAATCTAAACATCAATATTTTAACTCAACATTTAATTCAAATTCATCAAAACAAAAAGAAGCAACTGATTGATTCTTCAGGTATAGTTATCCCGATTGAGGAGGTGGAGGCTTTTGGAGCTTATGAGAATGGATTGATTCCTATTTTGCAAAAAAGGAAATTCGGGGCATTGATAGTAGATAGTTTGAAACTTATTCCAGCACACTCTCAATCTAAATTAAAAGTGTTCTTGAAGGATTCTCTTTACATTTTCAAGCATGATAATTTATTTGGGATAAGTGATATTTCTGCTAAAATCGTGATCGAAGCCGATTTTGAAGCGATTGATTATTTTAATGATTCCATCGCCATAGTTGAAGAGGAAGGTGAAATTGGGATATTAAATATTTATAGGAATGAGTATTTACATGAGGCGATTGAATCCTTCGAAAAAGTAAGACTTGCAGAAGAAAAATATTTTATCATCCGAAAAAGAGCAGGATATGGAGTGCTTAATCAAAAAGGCGAGGAGGTAATCCCTTTTATCTTCAATGAACTAAAATCCTTTGAAAGCAAAGGAAAGTTCTATTGGCTGGCGGAGCGTAGGCTATCAGAAATAAACTATATTGTTATTGCCTATTTTGATAAGAGAGGTAAAGTATTATTCAAGGAAGGATTGAATTTTGATGATTTTTTGGAAACTGCTTGTGATTAG
- a CDS encoding IS91 family transposase — protein sequence MENKRQKTELADIFIEHAADYLNTTKLCLVQKKAYQAITQCRSASMGGHINSCDNCGHNQQAYNSCRNRHCPKCQFIRKAKWVDKLASNLPATKYFHLVFTVPHCLNKLFYINQKLTYGALFKAAGQSLMQCAKNPKYLGAKAGAVSILHTWGQNLDYHPHIHMIVPAGGLTEDGREWIPSSPNYFLPVKVLSAVFRGILLKLLEASFKNDRLKIPAGTHFEQLKQQCYKTKWVVYSEKPFKCPENLINYLGNYTHRVAISNQRIMSHQNGKVSFNYKDYRCGGLRKVMSLEAGEFIRRFMQHVLPEGFCKIRYFGFMSLSNLKQARDDCNHIINKITYFPVLEGLNGMEVYRQLTGKDPVECPKCKTKGMKAVPLPKQKTPG from the coding sequence ATGGAAAACAAAAGACAGAAAACAGAACTGGCTGATATCTTCATTGAGCACGCAGCGGATTATTTGAATACCACAAAACTCTGCCTCGTACAAAAGAAAGCCTACCAGGCCATCACCCAATGTCGGAGTGCCTCCATGGGAGGGCATATTAACAGCTGTGATAATTGTGGACACAATCAGCAAGCCTACAACTCGTGCAGAAACAGGCACTGCCCAAAATGCCAGTTCATAAGAAAGGCCAAATGGGTCGATAAACTGGCTTCAAACCTGCCTGCCACCAAATATTTTCATTTGGTCTTTACCGTGCCTCACTGCTTGAACAAGCTGTTTTATATTAATCAAAAATTGACTTATGGCGCACTTTTTAAAGCAGCGGGTCAATCTTTGATGCAGTGCGCGAAGAACCCAAAGTATCTGGGGGCAAAGGCAGGTGCGGTATCCATATTACATACCTGGGGACAAAACTTGGATTATCACCCGCATATCCATATGATAGTGCCTGCAGGAGGATTGACCGAAGACGGAAGAGAATGGATTCCTTCTAGCCCCAACTATTTCTTACCTGTGAAGGTGTTAAGTGCTGTGTTTAGAGGTATTTTACTCAAGCTGCTGGAAGCATCTTTCAAGAATGACCGACTCAAAATACCTGCAGGCACTCACTTTGAACAATTAAAACAGCAATGCTACAAGACCAAATGGGTGGTCTACAGTGAAAAGCCTTTTAAATGCCCTGAAAATCTGATTAATTACTTGGGCAATTATACCCACAGGGTGGCCATAAGTAACCAACGGATCATGAGCCATCAAAATGGAAAGGTAAGTTTTAATTATAAAGACTACCGATGTGGTGGCTTGAGAAAAGTGATGAGCCTAGAGGCGGGCGAATTTATCAGAAGGTTCATGCAGCATGTCCTGCCTGAGGGGTTTTGCAAAATCAGGTATTTTGGCTTTATGTCCTTGTCCAACCTTAAACAGGCTAGGGATGACTGTAATCATATCATTAATAAAATCACTTACTTCCCTGTGCTAGAAGGGCTCAATGGCATGGAAGTTTATCGGCAATTAACAGGGAAAGACCCTGTGGAATGTCCTAAATGCAAGACAAAAGGCATGAAGGCAGTTCCATTACCCAAACAAAAAACACCTGGCTAG
- a CDS encoding Ldh family oxidoreductase: protein MDLFDHNSLQNFVKEVFIQMGCPSNEAAEASEVLVNADLRGVDSHGVARLHGYIRLWEEGRINAKPNIKIIHETPSTAVIDGDKGLGLVVAPFAMRIAMEKAEKVGTGWVSVKNSNHYGIAGHHSMMALEKDMIGWSMTNASPLVAPTFSKERLLGTNPISIAIPTKNQPPYVADFATTTVANGKLEVLKRKNQEAPLGWVQDKDGKGTTDVEALKKGGSMLPLGGSREHSGHKGYILGSIVDIFSAVLSGANYGPWAPPFVSFLPLKENPVGEGLGHFLGAMRIDAFRPADDFKSHMDNWIETFRKSETTGENDKVLIPGDPEREMSAERKENGIPLLPTVVEDLSQIGQKFGIDYQDYFH, encoded by the coding sequence ATGGATTTATTCGATCATAATTCATTACAGAATTTCGTTAAGGAAGTTTTTATTCAAATGGGTTGCCCGAGCAATGAGGCTGCGGAAGCTTCCGAGGTTTTGGTCAATGCCGACTTAAGAGGGGTTGATTCGCACGGAGTCGCCCGATTACATGGCTACATTAGATTATGGGAAGAAGGCAGAATTAATGCTAAACCTAATATAAAAATTATTCATGAAACGCCCAGTACTGCTGTAATTGATGGCGATAAAGGATTGGGCTTGGTTGTAGCGCCTTTCGCTATGAGAATTGCCATGGAAAAAGCCGAGAAAGTAGGCACAGGCTGGGTATCTGTTAAGAATTCCAATCATTATGGAATAGCCGGTCATCACAGCATGATGGCTCTAGAAAAAGATATGATTGGCTGGTCCATGACAAACGCAAGTCCGTTGGTAGCTCCTACCTTTTCTAAAGAAAGGCTATTGGGAACTAATCCAATATCAATTGCAATTCCTACCAAAAATCAACCACCTTATGTTGCGGATTTTGCAACTACCACTGTTGCAAACGGAAAATTAGAAGTACTAAAGCGGAAAAATCAAGAGGCTCCGCTAGGTTGGGTACAGGATAAAGACGGTAAAGGAACGACTGATGTAGAAGCCTTAAAGAAAGGTGGTAGTATGCTGCCATTAGGTGGCTCTAGAGAACATTCTGGTCATAAAGGATATATTCTGGGGTCAATAGTTGACATCTTCTCAGCAGTGCTCTCTGGCGCCAATTACGGGCCATGGGCTCCACCATTTGTCAGTTTCCTTCCGCTTAAAGAAAATCCTGTAGGTGAAGGCCTAGGTCATTTCTTAGGCGCCATGCGAATAGATGCTTTCCGACCGGCTGATGATTTTAAATCTCATATGGATAATTGGATTGAGACATTCAGAAAATCAGAAACAACTGGAGAAAATGATAAAGTGCTTATTCCGGGAGATCCGGAAAGGGAAATGAGTGCAGAAAGAAAAGAGAATGGTATTCCTTTATTGCCAACTGTAGTGGAAGATTTGAGTCAGATAGGACAAAAGTTTGGAATAGACTATCAAGACTATTTCCATTAA
- a CDS encoding Ppx/GppA phosphatase family protein — MDKIAIIDLGTNTFHLLVVKIDKGEENIIHKEKIAVKLGEGGISEGNISKSAEERALKTMLYFKDKINELQVENIFASATSAMRNAENGKEVMSRIYDATGISIQLISGMDEAKFIHQGVKKALKIGAEPALIMDIGGGSVEFIICNQIEVFWMQSFEIGAQRLLDKFHKHDPIQPKDIEKLDDFLRKELAELKVKMDIYQPHHLIGSSGTFDTLVDINYQEKGLEKPDDVSFSLNLDDFDQIFNEIIHKTRAERMSIPGMIEMRVDMIVVAVCLIQFLIENNDFIDIKVSTYALKEGLLDAILSNEIKLS; from the coding sequence ATGGATAAAATAGCCATTATAGATTTAGGCACAAATACTTTTCATTTACTCGTTGTAAAAATCGACAAGGGTGAGGAAAACATTATTCACAAAGAAAAAATAGCTGTGAAGTTAGGGGAAGGTGGAATAAGCGAAGGTAATATCAGCAAATCTGCCGAAGAGCGGGCACTAAAAACAATGCTTTACTTTAAAGATAAAATCAATGAGCTGCAAGTGGAAAATATTTTCGCTAGTGCCACATCTGCCATGCGTAATGCTGAAAATGGCAAAGAAGTCATGTCAAGAATTTATGACGCTACAGGCATTTCTATTCAATTAATTTCAGGCATGGATGAGGCGAAGTTTATCCATCAGGGCGTTAAAAAAGCTTTAAAAATTGGTGCTGAGCCTGCTTTGATTATGGATATAGGAGGTGGAAGCGTTGAATTCATCATTTGTAACCAGATAGAAGTTTTTTGGATGCAAAGTTTTGAAATTGGTGCTCAAAGACTATTGGATAAATTTCATAAACATGATCCTATCCAACCAAAAGACATAGAAAAACTGGATGACTTCCTAAGAAAAGAATTGGCTGAACTTAAAGTAAAAATGGACATCTATCAGCCTCATCATTTGATCGGTTCTTCCGGTACTTTTGACACCTTGGTAGATATCAATTACCAAGAAAAAGGACTTGAAAAACCAGATGATGTATCTTTCTCCTTAAACCTTGACGACTTTGACCAGATTTTTAATGAAATCATTCATAAAACAAGAGCGGAAAGAATGTCAATTCCCGGTATGATTGAAATGCGTGTGGACATGATTGTTGTAGCGGTTTGTTTAATTCAATTTCTGATTGAAAACAATGATTTTATAGATATTAAAGTATCGACTTACGCACTGAAAGAAGGATTATTGGATGCTATATTGTCAAATGAAATAAAATTATCCTAA
- the pafA gene encoding alkaline phosphatase PafA: protein MKRYIVGAAALLILFSCQPAEKQQQKVSKPKLVVGIVIDQLRHDYFERYADNFGEDGFKRLVSQGFYNHNTHYNYIPTFTGPGHASVYTGTTPATHGIIANNWYDKNIRTSVYCAEDTSVYTIGSTSDAGLMSPHRMLSTTITDELGLATNFKSKVVGISIKDRGSILPAGHNPTGSFWYDKSNGHFVSSSYYEQEELPSWLKTFNNRNLADEYLNQTWSLSMPLEQYTQSTSDDMPYEMTVRGKDKPVFPYNLKKLRAENGNFALLPNTAFGNTILADLAIATMEGEEMGKDEVTDFLALSFSSTDYIGHGFGPRSVEVQDTYIKLDQEITRLFEHLDQEVGKGNYLIFVTSDHGCAEVPEYLQANKIPADHYDGKAYVKNIENALNEKFGAVEWIEDFSNEQFFLNHDLIKEKKVDLDAIRKFIVKESLKLEGVAEAYSASDMQSTEFTEHKASALQMGYNFKRSGDVLLILEPGWFYQTRSATTHGTGYAYDTHVPLIWYGSGIQRGKSYKRQNIDDIAVTLAHILGTSLPSGATGDPILDVLK from the coding sequence ATGAAAAGATATATAGTAGGAGCAGCAGCTCTTTTGATTTTGTTTTCATGCCAGCCAGCAGAAAAGCAGCAACAAAAAGTGAGCAAGCCCAAATTGGTAGTAGGTATTGTGATTGACCAATTACGTCATGATTATTTCGAGCGTTATGCCGATAACTTTGGTGAGGATGGTTTTAAGAGATTAGTCTCTCAAGGATTTTATAATCATAATACCCATTACAATTATATTCCAACTTTTACTGGCCCAGGGCATGCCTCAGTTTATACAGGGACTACACCGGCCACACACGGAATAATTGCTAATAATTGGTATGATAAGAATATCAGAACCTCAGTTTATTGTGCGGAAGACACGTCCGTTTATACCATTGGTTCTACTTCAGATGCGGGTTTAATGTCGCCTCACCGCATGTTGAGTACGACAATCACCGATGAGCTGGGATTAGCCACCAATTTCAAATCAAAAGTTGTTGGTATTTCTATTAAAGACAGGGGTTCTATTCTACCAGCAGGACATAATCCAACCGGATCATTTTGGTATGATAAGAGCAACGGACACTTTGTGAGCAGTAGTTATTATGAACAAGAAGAATTACCATCATGGTTAAAAACCTTTAATAATCGCAATTTGGCAGATGAATACTTGAACCAAACTTGGAGTCTTTCTATGCCTTTGGAACAATATACACAATCCACTTCGGATGATATGCCTTATGAAATGACTGTGAGAGGTAAAGATAAGCCGGTATTTCCTTACAATTTGAAGAAGTTGAGAGCCGAAAACGGAAATTTTGCTTTATTGCCCAATACTGCATTTGGTAACACTATTTTAGCCGATTTAGCCATTGCTACGATGGAAGGAGAGGAAATGGGAAAAGACGAAGTAACTGATTTCTTGGCTTTAAGCTTTTCTTCTACTGATTATATTGGTCACGGATTTGGACCACGTTCGGTGGAGGTGCAGGATACCTACATCAAGTTGGATCAGGAGATTACCAGATTATTTGAACACTTAGATCAAGAAGTGGGGAAAGGAAATTATCTGATTTTCGTGACTTCAGACCATGGATGTGCAGAAGTGCCAGAATATTTGCAAGCCAATAAAATTCCTGCCGATCATTATGATGGCAAAGCTTATGTTAAAAATATAGAAAATGCTTTAAATGAAAAATTTGGAGCAGTGGAGTGGATAGAGGATTTTTCCAATGAGCAGTTTTTTTTAAATCATGATTTGATAAAAGAAAAAAAGGTTGACCTGGATGCTATCAGAAAGTTTATAGTAAAGGAATCCTTAAAATTGGAGGGCGTGGCCGAAGCTTATTCCGCCAGTGATATGCAAAGCACGGAATTTACAGAGCACAAAGCTTCAGCCTTGCAAATGGGCTATAACTTTAAACGATCTGGAGATGTATTATTGATATTGGAGCCAGGCTGGTTTTATCAAACTCGCTCAGCAACTACTCATGGCACTGGTTACGCTTATGATACCCACGTTCCGTTAATTTGGTATGGTTCAGGTATCCAAAGGGGTAAATCATATAAGAGGCAGAATATTGATGATATAGCAGTAACGCTAGCTCATATTTTGGGAACAAGTTTACCCAGCGGAGCTACAGGTGATCCTATTCTAGATGTTTTGAAATAG
- a CDS encoding tyrosine-type recombinase/integrase, with translation MKTQTKSNALEHLKRELEFRNYSFRTVNTYCSLMSHLAKVSSLPLETITLSQFKDYLHKVVIEKGLSASTVNQYISAFKIVQTDVLGREWEDFKIRRPRKSKRLPIVLSIEEMERLINVNGNLKHKAIIMLAYSAGLRRNELLNLLPDHIDSTRMQVRVMQGKGKKDRYTLLSRKTLEVLRIYYKFARPEKYLFEPQNSKGRPLAETTLAKIVKNKLKLAGIKKAVSFHTLRHSFATHLLEQGVNLRLIQQFMGHTSLKTTTVYLHLTKPDPGSVCSPLDNMKV, from the coding sequence ATGAAAACTCAAACAAAAAGCAATGCCTTAGAGCATCTGAAAAGAGAGCTGGAATTCCGGAATTACAGTTTTCGTACAGTAAATACGTATTGTTCACTGATGTCGCACCTGGCTAAAGTGAGCAGTTTACCGCTCGAGACCATCACCCTTTCACAGTTTAAAGATTATCTTCACAAGGTGGTGATAGAAAAAGGCCTATCAGCCTCTACTGTGAACCAGTACATCAGTGCATTTAAAATAGTGCAAACCGATGTTTTAGGCAGGGAATGGGAAGATTTTAAGATTAGACGCCCTAGAAAATCTAAAAGGCTTCCGATCGTCCTCTCCATTGAGGAAATGGAAAGGCTGATCAATGTCAACGGCAACTTAAAACATAAGGCAATCATTATGCTGGCCTATTCAGCAGGCTTGAGAAGAAATGAGCTGTTGAACCTGTTACCCGATCATATCGACTCTACAAGAATGCAAGTGCGGGTCATGCAGGGCAAGGGCAAGAAAGACCGCTACACGTTGCTCTCACGCAAGACACTTGAGGTACTGCGTATTTATTATAAATTTGCACGTCCCGAGAAGTACTTATTTGAACCTCAAAACAGTAAAGGACGTCCGTTGGCAGAGACGACCTTGGCTAAAATTGTCAAGAATAAGCTCAAGCTTGCCGGTATTAAAAAGGCGGTATCCTTTCATACCCTGCGCCACAGTTTTGCCACGCACCTCTTAGAGCAAGGCGTGAACTTACGGCTGATACAGCAGTTTATGGGACACACCTCCCTTAAGACCACTACCGTCTATCTACATCTCACCAAGCCAGACCCCGGCAGTGTTTGCTCCCCTCTAGATAACATGAAAGTTTAA